A genomic stretch from Candidatus Latescibacter sp. includes:
- a CDS encoding fucose isomerase — MKNIPKVKTGIVAVSRDCFPAELSRSRKNRVIEECLARNIPVIGCDTLVENERDVLAALDEIEQKGINALVVYLGNFGPEGPLSLLADKFGGPVMLAAAAEESGKDLFGGRGDAFCGMLNASYNCDLRYLSPYIPEYPAGTPSEVAEMISEFIPVARVLLGISSLKIFSFGPRPQDFLACNAPIKPLYDLGIEIMENSELDLYDRFLQAENDPGIADTAREMAKELGEGNAYPDLLRKLAQFERALIAFAEDNLGASQFGIFANKCWPSFEKYFGFVPCYVNSRLANSGIPVSCEVDIYGALSEYMVCAASGITATLLDINNTVPYDMIDAAGDRMKGYSSTDLFMGFHCGNSPASCMADFSLKYQLIMHRLMEPGSPPNITRGTLEGSLRPGDITLFRLQSSADTQLRSYAAQGEILDINPRSFGGIGIFAVKEMGRFYRHILIGKQFPHHTAVGFAHAGKTLFSAVKMLGIDDVSFNQPRGMYYEGENPFAP; from the coding sequence ATGAAAAATATTCCGAAGGTGAAAACGGGCATCGTGGCGGTAAGCAGGGACTGCTTTCCGGCCGAGCTGTCACGGTCGCGGAAAAATCGCGTAATAGAGGAATGCCTCGCAAGAAATATCCCAGTAATCGGATGCGATACCCTGGTGGAAAACGAGCGGGATGTCCTGGCCGCCCTCGATGAAATCGAGCAGAAAGGGATAAACGCCCTGGTGGTTTATCTGGGAAATTTCGGCCCGGAAGGCCCCCTTTCCTTGCTCGCCGATAAGTTCGGAGGTCCGGTGATGCTCGCCGCGGCCGCCGAGGAATCGGGGAAGGACCTGTTCGGCGGGAGAGGAGACGCTTTCTGCGGCATGCTCAACGCCTCCTATAACTGCGATCTTCGCTATCTATCGCCCTATATACCCGAATATCCGGCGGGGACACCTTCCGAGGTCGCAGAAATGATCAGTGAATTCATCCCGGTTGCCAGGGTGCTCCTGGGAATCTCCAGCCTGAAAATTTTCTCCTTCGGGCCTCGTCCCCAGGATTTTCTCGCCTGCAACGCCCCGATCAAGCCGCTCTACGACCTGGGAATAGAGATCATGGAAAACAGCGAGCTTGATCTGTATGACCGGTTCCTTCAGGCGGAAAACGATCCCGGCATTGCAGACACCGCCCGTGAGATGGCCAAAGAGCTGGGCGAGGGAAACGCTTATCCCGACCTTCTCCGTAAACTGGCGCAGTTCGAGCGCGCCCTCATCGCATTCGCCGAGGATAATCTCGGGGCCTCTCAGTTCGGCATATTCGCCAACAAATGCTGGCCCTCGTTCGAAAAATATTTCGGATTCGTCCCCTGCTATGTCAACTCACGGCTGGCGAACAGCGGGATACCGGTATCCTGCGAGGTGGACATCTACGGCGCCCTGAGCGAGTACATGGTCTGCGCCGCGTCAGGCATTACCGCCACCCTGCTCGACATCAACAACACAGTCCCTTACGACATGATCGATGCAGCCGGCGACCGAATGAAGGGCTATAGTTCGACCGATCTTTTTATGGGATTCCACTGCGGCAACAGCCCCGCAAGCTGCATGGCCGATTTCTCCCTGAAATACCAGCTCATTATGCACCGTCTCATGGAGCCGGGATCACCCCCCAACATCACCAGGGGAACGCTCGAAGGCAGCCTTCGCCCCGGAGACATCACCCTTTTTCGTTTGCAATCCTCCGCCGACACACAGCTTCGCTCCTATGCAGCGCAGGGGGAGATTCTTGACATAAATCCCCGGTCATTCGGCGGAATCGGCATTTTCGCGGTGAAAGAGATGGGGAGATTCTACCGTCATATCCTCATCGGAAAGCAGTTCCCGCATCACACAGCAGTCGGATTCGCCCATGCCGGAAAAACGCTTTTCAGCGCTGTAAAGATGCTCGGGATTGACGATGTTTCATTCAACCAGCCGCGCGGGATGTATTATGAAGGAGAGAACCCGTTTGCCCCCTAA